The Actinomycetota bacterium genome contains the following window.
ATCGTGACACGACGACGATGGCGTGTGGTGTCGGTCAGCAGTCTCGCCTCTGAGGTTTGCCGCACCCCCGGCAGCAGCGGCCGGACGACCCGTAGCAGCGGTGTGGGATCCGCCGCATCCTGCCGGGCGCTATCGCTTTGGACGACGACCGGCAGCCGCGCTCATAGGCGCAGCGAACTGTCGACGGGGATCATGGGCGCTTGTCGGGCATGAACGGCATCGATGATCTCGGCGCTGTCGATGCCTTGGAGGTAGATCGACGTGACGCCGAGGCTGGTGTGGCCGAGCTGGCGTTGGATGACGATCAGCGGTACGCCCTCGCGGGCCATCTCGACGGCGTGCGCGTGACGCAGCTGGTGCGGTGCGAACCGTCGCCGAACGCCCGCGTGTGCAGCGGCCTCTCGCAGTTGGGCGCGCACGGCGGTGTTTGACCACGCGCGTCCGCGCGTAGGCCCGGTGAGGATGCAAAACAGCGGCCCCACTGGGAGCTCGGTGCGTGCGTCCAGCCACGG
Protein-coding sequences here:
- a CDS encoding site-specific integrase; protein product: MSQLLLDAAGRRRSPATMPDFHTGRPPRNKGRRYPADPPSIEEILAVMREAGDGMHGRRLRGLIAVLWRAGLRIHEALALGEADLDRRRGSLLVRRGKGGRRREVGMDEWAWEQLQPWLDARTELPVGPLFCILTGPTRGRAWSNTAVRAQLREAAAHAGVRRRFAPHQLRHAHAVEMAREGVPLIVIQRQLGHTSLGVTSIYLQGIDSAEIIDAVHARQAPMIPVDSSLRL